One genomic segment of Microcella indica includes these proteins:
- the yajC gene encoding preprotein translocase subunit YajC, with the protein MDPLTIVMLAVLALLIFFMIRNSRKRRADMAELQDKMVPGAEVMTNFGLFGTLLEIDEESNIAVLETGPGSTVRVHRQTLARVVEDDVLEEEEADEVDGDDSTDAPRLNESSADAKKSDD; encoded by the coding sequence ATGGATCCGTTGACTATCGTCATGCTGGCCGTTCTGGCCCTGCTCATCTTCTTCATGATCCGCAATTCGCGGAAGCGCCGCGCCGACATGGCAGAGCTGCAGGACAAGATGGTGCCGGGCGCTGAGGTCATGACCAACTTCGGCCTCTTCGGCACACTCCTCGAGATCGACGAGGAGTCCAACATCGCCGTACTCGAGACCGGCCCGGGCAGCACCGTGCGCGTGCACCGGCAGACCCTCGCTCGCGTTGTCGAAGACGACGTCCTCGAGGAGGAGGAAGCGGACGAGGTCGACGGCGACGACTCGACCGACGCTCCCCGCCTCAACGAATCGAGCGCCGACGCCAAGAAGTCGGACGACTGA
- the secD gene encoding protein translocase subunit SecD: MARSTPERNAIRSLVWLLVIIVGLIAANGASVLFNNGQWTPKLALDLEGGTQIILAPQLASGDQVDQEQLEQAVSIIRQRVDAGGVSEAEINTQGGENIVVAIPGVPDPATIERIQSSAKLEFRPVLLADLASNQILDDPEATDEDSADGDETDEAATDDEAAEGETAEPTPSASPTDASDPAWITEELQREFDTFECSSLDVVGANVAPVDEPLVTCEADGSIKYILGPVEVEGEAIADARSGLIASSTGVTTNEFGVFIDFNEEGTAQFREVTERLVSLTGIRNQFAIVLDGRVISAPRTISAITDGSPQISGNFTQESAQVLADQLKFGALPLGFEVQSSENITATLGLSQLQSGIIAGLIGIALVIGYALIQYRALGGVIIASLVIAGIVTYLIITYLSNQQGYRLSLAGVAGLIISIGVIADSFIVYFERIRDELRDGRRLDGAVEAGWKRAFRTILISDVINFIAAAVLFVLAVGNVRGFAFTLGITTIVDLVIVALFTHPMMQLLGRTRFFGDGHPLSGLDPKALGAVYRGRAQFRQPQSVPAVKRASSSREAQRRQTIAERKAAEARGEGEDAR, translated from the coding sequence GTGGCCCGAAGCACTCCCGAGCGCAACGCGATCCGCTCACTCGTCTGGCTGCTCGTCATCATCGTCGGCCTCATTGCCGCCAATGGCGCGAGCGTTCTGTTCAACAACGGGCAGTGGACGCCCAAGCTCGCCCTCGACCTCGAGGGCGGCACGCAGATCATCCTCGCGCCGCAGCTCGCCTCCGGAGACCAGGTCGACCAGGAGCAGCTCGAGCAGGCCGTCTCGATTATTCGACAGCGCGTCGATGCGGGCGGAGTGAGCGAGGCGGAGATCAACACGCAGGGCGGCGAGAACATCGTCGTCGCGATTCCCGGTGTGCCCGACCCCGCGACGATCGAGCGCATTCAGAGCTCGGCGAAGCTCGAATTCCGGCCCGTGCTGCTCGCCGATCTCGCCTCGAACCAGATTCTCGACGACCCCGAGGCGACCGACGAGGATTCTGCCGACGGCGACGAGACGGACGAGGCCGCGACCGACGACGAGGCTGCGGAGGGCGAGACGGCCGAGCCGACCCCGAGCGCCTCTCCCACCGACGCGAGCGACCCGGCGTGGATCACCGAAGAGCTCCAGCGGGAGTTCGACACCTTCGAGTGCTCGAGCCTCGACGTCGTGGGGGCGAACGTCGCGCCTGTCGACGAGCCTCTCGTGACGTGCGAGGCGGACGGCTCGATCAAGTACATCCTCGGCCCGGTCGAGGTCGAGGGTGAGGCCATCGCCGACGCGCGATCGGGGCTCATCGCCTCGTCGACGGGCGTCACCACGAACGAGTTCGGGGTCTTCATCGACTTCAACGAGGAGGGCACGGCGCAGTTCCGCGAGGTCACGGAACGCCTCGTGAGCTTGACCGGAATCCGCAACCAGTTCGCCATCGTGCTGGACGGGCGCGTCATCAGCGCCCCTCGTACGATCAGCGCGATCACCGACGGCTCTCCGCAGATCAGCGGAAACTTCACGCAGGAGAGCGCGCAGGTGCTCGCCGATCAGCTCAAGTTCGGCGCTCTGCCGCTCGGCTTCGAGGTGCAGAGCAGCGAGAACATCACGGCGACGCTCGGACTCTCCCAGTTGCAGAGCGGCATCATCGCCGGGCTCATCGGTATCGCTCTCGTCATCGGCTACGCGCTCATCCAGTACCGGGCCCTCGGCGGGGTGATCATCGCGTCCCTCGTCATCGCGGGCATCGTGACGTACCTCATCATCACGTACCTCTCGAACCAGCAGGGCTACCGCCTCTCCCTCGCCGGCGTCGCGGGCCTCATCATCTCCATCGGCGTCATCGCCGACTCCTTCATCGTGTACTTCGAGCGCATCCGCGACGAGCTGCGCGACGGGCGCAGACTCGATGGCGCGGTCGAGGCGGGCTGGAAGCGAGCCTTCCGCACGATCCTCATCTCCGACGTCATCAACTTCATCGCCGCGGCGGTGCTCTTCGTGCTCGCGGTGGGCAACGTACGAGGGTTCGCCTTCACGCTCGGTATCACGACGATCGTCGACCTCGTCATCGTGGCGCTCTTCACGCACCCGATGATGCAGCTCCTGGGGCGCACGCGCTTCTTCGGCGACGGCCACCCGCTGAGCGGTCTCGACCCCAAGGCGCTCGGCGCCGTCTACCGCGGCCGAGCGCAGTTCCGGCAGCCGCAATCGGTGCCAGCGGTCAAGCGCGCGAGCAGCAGCCGTGAGGCGCAGCGCCGTCAGACGATCGCCGAGCGCAAGGCCGCGGAAGCCCGCGGCGAAGGAGAGGACGCGCGATGA
- the secF gene encoding protein translocase subunit SecF, whose product MSMLTRVGNDLYTGARSFDFVGKRVVWYSIGAAVIILAIAFTALRGGFVFGIEFRGGSEFRVTGSSAAIEGTAAATSIAVEAVDEVVTGANPRVSIVGGDSVRVQTEQLTPGETDELRAALADAYGVTQADVASSFIGATWGADITRQAVLALVVFLLFASVVMALYFRTWKMAVAAIVALFHDLIITTGVYGVLGLEITPAAVIGFLTILGYSLYDTVVVFDKVRENTSEDGVESRRTFAQSVNLAVNQTLVRSINTSVVAVLPTAAILFIGSLLLGAGTLRDIALALFIGTLVGTYSSIFLAAPLYVHLRENEPEVKKQGARQKAARPESGAVR is encoded by the coding sequence ATGAGCATGCTCACCCGGGTCGGCAACGACCTCTACACCGGTGCACGGTCCTTCGACTTCGTCGGCAAGCGCGTCGTGTGGTACTCGATCGGCGCGGCCGTCATCATTCTCGCGATCGCCTTCACGGCACTGCGCGGGGGGTTCGTGTTCGGCATCGAGTTCCGCGGCGGCTCCGAGTTCCGGGTCACGGGCAGCTCGGCCGCGATCGAGGGCACTGCAGCGGCGACGTCGATCGCCGTCGAGGCGGTCGACGAGGTCGTGACGGGCGCCAACCCGCGCGTCTCCATCGTCGGCGGCGACTCCGTGCGCGTGCAGACCGAGCAGCTCACGCCGGGGGAGACGGACGAGCTCAGGGCCGCCCTCGCGGATGCCTACGGCGTCACGCAGGCCGACGTGGCCTCGTCCTTCATCGGTGCGACGTGGGGCGCGGATATCACCCGGCAGGCGGTTCTGGCTCTCGTCGTCTTCCTGCTCTTCGCGAGTGTGGTCATGGCGCTCTACTTCCGCACCTGGAAGATGGCCGTCGCGGCGATCGTCGCGCTGTTCCACGACCTCATCATCACGACCGGCGTCTACGGCGTGCTCGGGCTCGAGATCACCCCAGCGGCGGTCATCGGCTTCCTCACGATCCTCGGCTACTCCCTGTACGACACGGTCGTGGTGTTCGACAAGGTTCGCGAGAACACGAGCGAGGACGGCGTCGAGTCGCGGCGCACCTTCGCGCAATCGGTGAACCTCGCCGTCAATCAGACTCTCGTCCGCTCGATCAACACCTCCGTCGTCGCGGTGTTGCCCACCGCTGCGATCCTGTTCATCGGCTCCCTGCTCCTCGGCGCGGGAACCCTGCGCGACATCGCGCTCGCGCTGTTCATCGGCACGCTCGTGGGAACGTACTCGTCGATCTTCCTCGCGGCGCCGCTGTACGTGCACTTGCGCGAGAACGAGCCCGAGGTCAAGAAGCAGGGCGCGCGGCAGAAGGCGGCACGCCCGGAGTCGGGCGCCGTCCGCTGA
- a CDS encoding RelA/SpoT family protein — MTETTQQQGPALRALLPRIFSRSQPAGGLESLTKTVRQQHPKADIALIERAYRVAERAHAGQTRKSGEPYITHPLAVAQILADLGIGAKTISAALLHDTVEDTAYSIDQLRADFGDEIGMLVDGVTKLDKLKYGDSAQAETVRKMIVAMSKDIRVLIVKLADRLHNARTWGFVPAESAQRKAQETLEIYAPLAHRLGIQTIKWELEDLSFAVLYPKIYVEIESLVKGRTPEREAFVQQVIDEVKTDLRQAKIKGAVVGRPKQYYSIYQKMVHRGRDFDDIYDLTGVRILVGSIRDCYAVLGAVHARWNPMPGRFKDYIATPKFNLYQSLHTTVFGPGGRPVELQIRTHEMHQRAEFGVAAHWKYKERMAGAGRGEAGTERSDTDMAWLAHISDWQAETSDPTEFLDNLRYEIGAKEVYVFTPKGKVIGLPAGATPVDFAYAVHTEIGHRTMGAKVNGRLVPLETVLASGDSVEVFTSKNPDAGPSQDWLNFVTSTRARSKIRQWFTKERRDEAVEQGKDAIARAMRKQNLPLQRLMTQDSVAHVAHQLRYETVEALYAAVGEGHVSTQSVIEKILATLHVESESDDEPFSVPSRVRSPLKTSDSGVLVRGAPDILVKLAKCCTPVPGDAIVGFVTRGQGVSVHRGDCTNVQSLLAEPDRMIDVEWAPTSKSVFLVQVQVEALDRGGLLSDVTRVLTEHHVNILSASVNTNRDRLAISRFVFEMGDTTHLDRVLNAVRRIDAVYDVYRVSNG; from the coding sequence ATGACCGAGACGACGCAGCAGCAGGGTCCTGCGCTGCGCGCGCTCCTGCCCCGCATCTTCTCGCGCTCGCAGCCCGCGGGCGGTCTCGAGAGTCTCACAAAGACGGTGCGGCAGCAGCATCCCAAGGCCGATATCGCCCTCATCGAACGCGCCTACAGGGTGGCGGAGCGGGCGCACGCTGGCCAGACCCGGAAGAGCGGCGAGCCGTACATCACGCACCCGCTCGCGGTCGCGCAGATCCTCGCCGACCTCGGCATCGGGGCGAAGACCATCTCGGCGGCGCTCCTGCACGACACGGTGGAGGACACTGCGTACTCGATCGATCAGCTGCGTGCGGACTTCGGCGACGAGATCGGGATGCTCGTGGACGGCGTCACGAAGCTCGACAAGCTCAAGTACGGAGATAGTGCGCAGGCGGAGACGGTGCGCAAGATGATCGTCGCGATGTCGAAAGACATCAGGGTGCTCATCGTCAAGCTCGCCGACCGTCTGCACAATGCGCGCACGTGGGGCTTCGTGCCGGCCGAGTCGGCTCAGCGCAAAGCGCAGGAGACGCTCGAGATCTACGCGCCGCTCGCGCATCGACTCGGCATCCAGACGATCAAGTGGGAGCTCGAGGACCTCTCGTTCGCCGTGCTCTACCCGAAGATCTACGTCGAGATCGAGAGTCTCGTCAAGGGGCGCACTCCCGAGCGCGAGGCCTTCGTGCAGCAGGTCATCGACGAGGTCAAGACCGATCTGCGGCAGGCGAAGATCAAGGGAGCCGTGGTCGGGCGGCCGAAGCAGTACTACTCGATCTACCAGAAGATGGTCCATCGCGGCCGCGACTTCGACGACATCTACGACCTCACGGGAGTGCGCATCCTCGTCGGGTCGATCCGAGACTGCTACGCGGTCCTCGGCGCCGTGCATGCGCGCTGGAACCCCATGCCCGGTCGCTTCAAGGACTACATCGCGACGCCGAAGTTCAACCTGTACCAGTCTCTGCACACGACCGTGTTCGGCCCGGGAGGCCGACCCGTCGAGCTGCAGATACGCACGCACGAGATGCATCAGCGCGCAGAGTTCGGGGTGGCGGCGCACTGGAAGTACAAGGAGCGCATGGCCGGCGCGGGCCGCGGTGAGGCGGGCACGGAGCGCTCGGACACCGACATGGCCTGGCTCGCGCACATCTCCGACTGGCAGGCGGAGACGAGCGACCCGACCGAGTTCCTCGACAATCTGCGCTACGAGATCGGGGCGAAAGAGGTCTACGTCTTCACGCCCAAGGGCAAGGTCATCGGGTTGCCGGCCGGCGCGACGCCCGTGGACTTCGCCTACGCCGTGCACACCGAGATCGGCCACCGCACGATGGGCGCCAAGGTGAACGGTCGGCTCGTCCCCCTCGAGACGGTGCTGGCGAGCGGGGACTCGGTCGAGGTGTTCACCTCGAAGAATCCCGACGCGGGCCCGAGTCAGGACTGGCTGAACTTCGTCACGAGCACGCGAGCGCGCTCCAAGATCCGCCAGTGGTTCACCAAGGAGCGCCGCGACGAGGCCGTCGAGCAGGGCAAGGATGCGATCGCGCGGGCGATGCGCAAGCAGAACCTGCCCCTCCAGCGCCTCATGACGCAGGATTCTGTGGCGCATGTCGCTCACCAGCTGCGCTACGAGACCGTCGAGGCCCTGTATGCGGCGGTCGGCGAGGGGCACGTGTCCACTCAGTCGGTCATCGAGAAGATCCTCGCGACCCTGCACGTGGAGTCCGAGTCGGACGACGAGCCCTTCAGCGTCCCCTCGCGCGTGCGCAGCCCGCTGAAGACGAGCGACTCAGGTGTCCTCGTGCGCGGCGCCCCCGACATCCTCGTCAAGCTCGCCAAGTGCTGCACCCCCGTGCCCGGCGACGCTATCGTCGGCTTCGTCACGCGCGGGCAGGGTGTCAGCGTGCACCGAGGGGACTGCACCAACGTGCAGTCGCTCCTGGCTGAGCCGGACCGCATGATCGACGTCGAGTGGGCACCGACCTCCAAGAGCGTCTTCCTCGTGCAGGTGCAGGTGGAGGCGCTCGACCGGGGCGGTCTGCTCTCCGACGTCACGCGCGTGCTGACCGAGCACCACGTCAACATCCTCTCCGCGAGCGTCAACACCAATCGCGACCGGCTCGCGATCAGTCGTTTCGTCTTCGAGATGGGCGACACGACGCATCTCGACCGTGTGCTCAACGCGGTGCGCCGCATCGACGCGGTGTACGACGTCTACCGGGTCAGCAACGGCTGA
- a CDS encoding type IV toxin-antitoxin system AbiEi family antitoxin — protein sequence MTPRTPLRLTDTELRAAVLDGELLPLGGSYLPLDVPLDPRARATALAPALGDDRVIIAGRCAAWVWGWTDSSCPTLCCCVSSRQRIPSSARRALAAREVVIDLDETVRLESVAITTPLRTLLDLARHDEGDDLPRVLVSALQEAVVTRGLSAERIDEALRRRPGAAHSRRARARLERAAAEAAQPLLTR from the coding sequence ATGACGCCCCGCACTCCGCTTCGCCTGACCGATACCGAATTGCGCGCCGCTGTCCTCGACGGAGAGCTGCTTCCGCTCGGGGGGAGCTACCTGCCCCTCGACGTGCCTCTCGACCCACGGGCGCGTGCGACGGCCCTCGCCCCCGCACTCGGTGACGATCGCGTCATCATCGCCGGGCGCTGCGCGGCGTGGGTCTGGGGCTGGACCGACTCGAGCTGCCCCACGCTGTGCTGCTGCGTCTCGAGCCGTCAGCGCATTCCTTCCTCGGCGCGACGTGCTCTCGCGGCTCGGGAGGTCGTCATCGACCTCGATGAGACCGTGAGGCTCGAGAGCGTCGCGATCACGACCCCGCTGCGCACGCTCCTCGACCTCGCCCGGCACGACGAAGGCGACGATCTTCCCCGTGTGCTCGTCTCAGCCCTGCAGGAGGCCGTGGTGACGAGAGGGCTGAGTGCCGAGCGCATCGACGAGGCTCTGCGGCGTCGACCCGGGGCCGCGCACAGCCGCCGGGCGCGAGCACGACTGGAGCGGGCGGCCGCCGAAGCGGCTCAGCCGTTGCTGACCCGGTAG
- a CDS encoding DUF349 domain-containing protein — protein sequence MTDNGVTQWGRVDETGTVFVTDRGTERAVGQYPDGTPEEALAYFTRKYAELEGQVRLLEQRARGGAPAADVAKTVTSLTEALESAAAVGDLEALRTRVSALTVAVEKLTEEQKAEAAAALEAALAERTQIVVAAEALAAKDPQSVQWKQATAELDALFSRWKEHQQSGPRVPKKQADELWKRFRAARTTVETHRRAFFAALDAEHKDARQRKQELVTRAEALASQGTAGIPAYRRLLDEWKQAGRAGKKVDDALWDSFKAAGDVLYAAKAEVDARENEEFADNLEAKLAILEEAKPLLTATDRVAARNTLTNIQKRWDAIGKVPRDQMKSVEDRLRAIETAVRKLEDDHWNTSNPEKKARSEGLAAQLESAIAGLEADLAAARAAKDEAKVAELTEALEARRAWLAAVDA from the coding sequence GTGACTGACAACGGTGTGACCCAGTGGGGCCGCGTCGACGAGACCGGCACGGTCTTCGTCACCGACCGGGGTACCGAGCGCGCAGTGGGGCAGTATCCCGACGGCACTCCCGAGGAGGCTCTCGCCTACTTCACCCGCAAGTACGCGGAGCTCGAGGGCCAGGTGCGACTGCTCGAGCAGCGCGCGCGCGGCGGGGCTCCCGCTGCGGACGTCGCCAAGACCGTGACGAGCCTCACCGAGGCCCTCGAGTCGGCCGCAGCCGTCGGCGACCTCGAGGCGCTGCGCACGCGCGTCTCCGCCCTCACCGTCGCGGTCGAGAAGCTCACGGAGGAGCAGAAGGCCGAAGCGGCTGCCGCGCTCGAGGCCGCTCTCGCCGAGCGCACCCAGATCGTCGTCGCGGCGGAGGCCCTCGCGGCGAAGGACCCGCAGTCGGTGCAGTGGAAGCAGGCCACGGCCGAGCTGGATGCCCTGTTCTCCCGCTGGAAGGAGCACCAGCAGTCCGGCCCGCGCGTGCCGAAGAAGCAGGCTGACGAGCTCTGGAAGCGCTTCCGTGCGGCACGCACGACGGTCGAGACGCATCGGCGCGCCTTCTTCGCGGCGCTCGACGCCGAGCACAAGGATGCACGGCAGCGCAAGCAGGAGCTCGTCACGCGCGCGGAGGCGCTCGCGAGCCAGGGCACCGCGGGCATCCCCGCCTATCGGAGGCTCCTCGACGAGTGGAAGCAGGCGGGCAGGGCCGGCAAGAAGGTCGACGACGCGCTCTGGGACTCGTTCAAGGCCGCGGGCGACGTGCTCTACGCCGCCAAGGCCGAGGTCGACGCGCGGGAGAACGAGGAGTTCGCCGACAACCTCGAGGCGAAGCTCGCGATCCTCGAGGAGGCGAAGCCTCTCCTGACCGCGACCGATCGCGTCGCAGCGCGCAACACGCTCACGAACATCCAGAAGCGGTGGGACGCGATCGGCAAGGTCCCCCGCGATCAGATGAAGTCGGTCGAGGACAGACTGCGCGCCATCGAGACGGCCGTCCGCAAGCTCGAGGACGACCACTGGAACACCTCGAACCCCGAGAAGAAGGCACGCTCGGAGGGTCTCGCCGCGCAGCTGGAGTCGGCGATCGCCGGCCTCGAGGCAGACCTCGCAGCCGCCCGCGCGGCGAAGGACGAGGCGAAGGTCGCCGAGCTGACCGAGGCTCTCGAGGCCCGACGCGCCTGGCTGGCCGCCGTCGACGCCTGA
- a CDS encoding peptidylprolyl isomerase, producing the protein MAASSSRDRQARERLRQYQARQTVHEAKIARRKRDNLVAVIGLVVVAALATTAQLAYVAGPGAPEPVITPTAEASATPSATPDAAAPAPELSEFRTWTGSLTLNENIELGLELDGMAAPQAVASFVSLAQTEFFAGLTCHRLTTEGIFVLQCGDPAGDGSGGPDYRFGPIENAPEDDVYPEGTLAMARQGGDGSSMGSQFFIVYEDSTIPSDAAGGYTVLGRITSGLDSLMTGIVDAGAEGGAPDGAPTVPTTITSITIQ; encoded by the coding sequence GTGGCAGCCAGCTCGAGCAGAGACCGTCAGGCCCGCGAGAGGCTGCGCCAGTACCAGGCGCGCCAGACCGTCCATGAGGCGAAGATTGCGCGCCGCAAGCGCGACAACCTCGTCGCCGTCATCGGGCTCGTCGTGGTTGCTGCGCTCGCGACGACGGCGCAGCTGGCGTACGTCGCCGGGCCGGGCGCGCCCGAGCCGGTCATCACCCCCACAGCAGAGGCGTCCGCCACCCCGTCCGCAACGCCCGACGCCGCGGCGCCCGCCCCTGAGCTCAGCGAGTTCCGCACCTGGACGGGCTCGCTCACCCTCAACGAGAACATCGAGCTCGGCCTCGAGCTCGACGGCATGGCGGCCCCGCAGGCTGTCGCCTCGTTCGTCTCCCTCGCGCAGACGGAGTTCTTCGCAGGTCTCACCTGCCACCGCCTCACGACAGAGGGCATCTTCGTGCTGCAGTGCGGCGATCCCGCCGGCGACGGCTCGGGAGGGCCCGACTACCGGTTCGGGCCGATCGAGAACGCACCGGAGGACGACGTCTACCCTGAAGGCACCCTCGCGATGGCGCGCCAGGGCGGCGACGGGTCGAGCATGGGCAGCCAGTTCTTCATCGTCTACGAGGACTCGACCATCCCCTCGGATGCCGCCGGTGGATACACGGTGCTCGGCCGCATCACGAGCGGGCTCGACTCGCTCATGACCGGCATCGTCGACGCGGGCGCCGAGGGCGGCGCTCCCGACGGCGCGCCCACCGTTCCGACGACGATCACGAGCATCACGATCCAGTAG
- a CDS encoding replication-associated recombination protein A — protein sequence MDAQPGLGSSAVPLAVRMRPTSLDEVAGQQHLLAPGSPLVSLASDDPARTPSAVSVILWGPPGTGKTTLAQAIARSSGRRFVELSAVTAGVRDVRDVMERALSDRDLYGSSTVLFLDEIHRFTKAQQDALLPGVENGWVILIAATTENPSFSVIAPLLSRSLLLTLAALSDDDLGELVDRAVADPRGLGGRVVLEPAARETLVRLASGDARRALTALEAAAQSAGAHDGASEQSARDGHPVITADIVAQAVDRALLRYDKQGDEHYDVISAFIKSIRGSDPDAALHYLARMIEAGEDPRFIARRVIISAAEDIGIADPQALPLAVAAAQAVQLIGMPEGRIPLAEAVVYLATAPKSNAAYRALDEAIADVRAGGIGRVPAPLRDAHYPGAKLLGHGKGYVYPHDEPVGVAEQQHLPDPLVGREYYRPTERGHEREVSARLAKLRAIVRGEKRQE from the coding sequence ATGGATGCACAGCCCGGGCTCGGCTCGAGCGCCGTTCCCCTGGCCGTGCGCATGAGGCCGACCTCGCTCGACGAGGTCGCGGGTCAGCAGCACCTCCTCGCTCCAGGCTCGCCCCTCGTCAGCCTCGCGAGCGACGATCCCGCTCGCACTCCGAGTGCCGTCTCGGTGATCCTGTGGGGGCCGCCGGGCACGGGCAAGACGACCCTCGCGCAGGCGATCGCGCGCAGCTCGGGCCGACGCTTCGTCGAACTCTCTGCGGTCACCGCGGGCGTGCGCGATGTTCGCGACGTCATGGAGCGCGCACTGTCGGATCGCGACCTGTACGGGTCGTCGACCGTTCTCTTCCTCGACGAGATTCACCGGTTCACGAAGGCGCAGCAGGACGCTCTGCTGCCGGGGGTGGAGAACGGCTGGGTGATCCTCATCGCCGCGACGACGGAGAACCCCTCTTTCTCGGTCATCGCACCTCTTCTGAGCCGTAGCCTGCTGCTCACGCTCGCCGCGCTCAGCGACGACGACCTGGGCGAGCTCGTCGATCGAGCGGTCGCCGATCCTCGCGGTCTCGGCGGCCGGGTCGTGCTCGAGCCCGCCGCGCGCGAGACGCTCGTGCGCCTCGCCTCGGGGGATGCCCGGCGCGCCCTGACCGCGCTGGAGGCGGCCGCGCAGTCCGCAGGAGCGCACGACGGCGCTTCGGAGCAGAGCGCTCGGGACGGGCATCCCGTGATTACCGCTGACATCGTCGCGCAGGCGGTCGACCGGGCACTGCTGCGGTACGACAAGCAGGGCGACGAGCACTACGACGTCATCAGCGCTTTCATCAAGTCGATTCGGGGCAGCGACCCGGACGCCGCGCTGCACTATCTCGCGCGCATGATCGAGGCGGGGGAGGACCCGCGGTTCATCGCGCGGCGCGTCATCATCTCGGCGGCGGAGGACATCGGCATCGCCGACCCGCAGGCGCTGCCCCTCGCCGTCGCAGCCGCGCAGGCAGTGCAGCTCATCGGCATGCCGGAGGGGCGCATCCCACTCGCCGAGGCCGTCGTCTACCTCGCCACCGCACCCAAGTCGAACGCCGCCTATCGGGCGCTCGACGAGGCGATCGCCGACGTGCGGGCGGGCGGGATCGGTCGCGTGCCCGCACCGTTGCGCGATGCGCACTACCCGGGTGCGAAGCTGCTCGGCCACGGCAAGGGCTACGTGTACCCCCACGACGAACCGGTGGGCGTCGCCGAGCAGCAGCACCTGCCTGACCCGCTCGTGGGGCGCGAGTACTACCGGCCGACGGAGCGGGGGCACGAGCGCGAGGTCTCCGCGCGGCTCGCGAAGCTGCGGGCCATCGTGCGCGGCGAGAAGCGCCAGGAGTGA
- the rpsD gene encoding 30S ribosomal protein S4: MSTKSRTRSKTRLSRALGIALTPKAAKYLEKRPYAPGEHGRTKRKADSDYAVRLREKQRLRAQYGIREAQLKIAFNEARRSAGLTGENLVELLEMRLDALVLRAGFARTTAQARQMVVHRHILVDGQLVDRPSFRVKPGQLIHVKARSEGMEPFQVAAAGGHVDVLPKVPGYLEVELDKLQARLVRRPKRAEVPVTCEVQLVVEYYAAR; this comes from the coding sequence GTGTCTACCAAGTCACGCACTCGCAGCAAGACCCGCCTCTCTCGCGCACTCGGCATCGCCCTCACCCCGAAGGCCGCCAAGTACCTCGAGAAGCGCCCGTACGCTCCCGGTGAGCACGGCCGCACCAAGCGCAAGGCCGACAGCGACTACGCCGTCCGTCTGCGCGAGAAGCAGCGCCTGCGCGCCCAGTACGGCATTCGCGAGGCCCAGCTCAAGATCGCGTTCAACGAGGCGCGCCGCTCCGCAGGCCTGACGGGTGAGAACCTCGTCGAGCTGCTGGAGATGCGTCTCGACGCGCTCGTGCTGCGTGCAGGCTTCGCCCGCACCACCGCGCAGGCCCGCCAGATGGTCGTGCACCGCCACATCCTCGTCGACGGCCAGCTCGTCGACCGCCCGTCGTTCCGCGTGAAGCCGGGTCAGCTCATCCACGTCAAGGCTCGCAGCGAGGGCATGGAGCCGTTCCAGGTCGCCGCGGCCGGCGGTCACGTCGACGTGCTTCCCAAGGTTCCCGGCTACCTCGAGGTCGAGCTCGACAAGCTGCAGGCGCGCCTTGTGCGCCGCCCCAAGCGTGCCGAGGTTCCCGTGACGTGCGAGGTCCAGCTCGTCGTCGAGTACTACGCCGCCCGCTAG